The sequence CGTCAACGACCGTGAGCCCCTCAACGGCTATTCTCTCCCCCAGCCTGCCCGCGAGTATGCTGTCGCCGTTCTTGACGGCGTCCGCCTCGGCGGCGTGACCAAGGGCCTCGTGGATGAAGACTCCGGTAAGCTCCGGGTCCATTATCACATCGAACTCGCCCGAGGGCGGCGAGCGGGCGTGGAGGAGAGAGACGGCTTTTTCCTTAATGAGGTCCGCCCACAGGGGGAAGTCTATTCCCTCCAGCAGCTCCCAGCCAGCCGTCCCGCCGAAGCTCTTCCAGTAGCCCTGCATCTCGCCGTTCTCCCTGGCAGTAACCGAGAGGGCGATTCGAAGGCGAGGGGTCACCGTCTCTATCTCGCTTCCCAGGGAGTTGAAGTAGAAGGTCTCCTTGAGACCGTCCCCGTAGTGGACGCGCCTGCTTGAGATGGCATCCCCGCTCAGAAGAGAATCGATCTCCTTCACCAGGGCGAGCTTGTCCTCGATGTCGATGTCCGTGAAGGGCTTTTTAACACCGACCACCGCCCTGTCCTTCACGGGGTCACCGAGGTAAATCTCCGATTTCCCTCTTGAGAGCCTCGCAATTTTCATCGCTGTTTTTATAGCGCCCTCCGCCCGTCTCATGTCGTTCGCGCTGGAGAAACCCCAGGCGCTGTTGAACGCCCTGACGCCTATTCCCATCTCGGTGTTGAGGGAAAGCTCCTCCAGCTGGCCGTTCTGCATGCCGAGATGGGTTGCCGTGACACGGGTTATCCTAATCTCATAATATGGTATACCGTAACGTCCCGCCAGTTCCTCGGCCTTTCTCACCAGTTCCTCCATACGCACACCGATGGACATAAAAGGGAGTTCCTTTATATGGGTTGTCATAGAGGACGGGTATAGATGGATGAACCACAGGGTTTAAGGGTTGGCCATGGAGCGGCGTAACGAGATACTCGAAACTATCACGGACAAGCCGGGGATAACCTTCCGGGAGCTGGCAAGGGAGCTCGGGATAGGAATAGGCGACCTGCAGTACCATCTCCGGAAACTCGAAAAGGAGGGCAGAGTATTCTCAAGGAAAACGGGCAAGAGGCGCTACCTGTTCCCGAAAGGCTTTGAGGAGAAGGCACAGAGGCTGCTCATAGCCATATCCACTGAGACGAGGAGAAGGATACTACTGCTCCTCATGGAGGGGCCGAAGAACCAGAAGGACATGGCGAGGAGCCTTGGACTCAGCCAGCCGACGGTGAGCTACCACATGAACGAACTGATAAAGCTCGGTGTCGTGACCGCGGAGAAGGAAAGCAGGAGCGTCATATACACCCTCTCCTACGATCCCGAGCTGATAGCAAGGCTGATAAAGGAGTACCGGCCGAGCCTGTGGGAGAAGCTGGCCGACAACCTGATAGACCTGCTGACGAGCGTGGGTGATGGAGAATGATGGAAACCCTACTCGCTATCATGGCGCTGATCCTTGCGCTGACGCTGGCGGGAATCTCATTCATCGCGTACAGGAAGAGCCATCTGCGCCCGGCAATGTACCTGGTGATAGCCTTCCTCCTGCTCGCAATCAAAAAGACGATAGAGACCGCCAAACTGGCGGCGTGGATAGAGCGGGACGTGGGGCTGGTGGTGGGCGCCCTGGAGGTGGTCGTTCTGGCCCTGTTAGTGCTCTCGCTCTGGAGGCGCTAACGAA comes from Thermococcus celericrescens and encodes:
- a CDS encoding winged helix-turn-helix transcriptional regulator, which codes for MERRNEILETITDKPGITFRELARELGIGIGDLQYHLRKLEKEGRVFSRKTGKRRYLFPKGFEEKAQRLLIAISTETRRRILLLLMEGPKNQKDMARSLGLSQPTVSYHMNELIKLGVVTAEKESRSVIYTLSYDPELIARLIKEYRPSLWEKLADNLIDLLTSVGDGE
- a CDS encoding TldD/PmbA family protein — translated: MEELVRKAEELAGRYGIPYYEIRITRVTATHLGMQNGQLEELSLNTEMGIGVRAFNSAWGFSSANDMRRAEGAIKTAMKIARLSRGKSEIYLGDPVKDRAVVGVKKPFTDIDIEDKLALVKEIDSLLSGDAISSRRVHYGDGLKETFYFNSLGSEIETVTPRLRIALSVTARENGEMQGYWKSFGGTAGWELLEGIDFPLWADLIKEKAVSLLHARSPPSGEFDVIMDPELTGVFIHEALGHAAEADAVKNGDSILAGRLGERIAVEGLTVVD